One genomic window of Muntiacus reevesi chromosome 4, mMunRee1.1, whole genome shotgun sequence includes the following:
- the LOC136167716 gene encoding olfactory receptor 5M9, whose protein sequence is MPNFTDVTEFILLGLTSHQELQVLFFAVFLVVYMITLIGNIAMIILISISPQLQSPMYFFLSHLSFVDVWFSSNVTPKMLENLVSETKTISYVGCLVQCYFFIALVHVEVYILAVMAFDRYMAICNPLLYGSKMSRTVCVRLISVPYIYGFSVSLICTLWTYGLYFCGNVEINHFYCADPPLIKIACGGVHVKEYTMIVIAGINFTYSLSVVLVSYTLIVAAVLRMRSADGRRKAFSTCGSHLTAVTMFYGTLIFMYLRRPTEESVEQGKMVAVFYTTVIPMLNPMIYSLRNRDVKEAVKKAIVKANLRQ, encoded by the coding sequence ATGCCAAATTTCACAGATGTGACAGAATTTATTCTTCTGGGGTTGACCAGTCACCAGGAGCTTCAAGTTCTCTTTTTTGCGGTGTTTCTAGTAGTTTACATGATCACTCTGATAGGGAACATTGCTATGATTATTTTGATCAGCATCAGCCCCCAGCTTCAGAGCCCCATGTACTTTTTCTTGAGTCATTTGTCTTTTGTGGACGTGTGGTTCTCTTCCAATGTCACTCCGAAGATGCTGGAAAACTTAGTATCAGAGACAAAAACCATTTCCTATGTGGGGTGTTTGGTGCAGTGTTACTTCTTCATAGCCCTCGTCCACGTGGAAGTATATATCTTGGCTGTGATGGCCTTTGATCGCTACATGGCCATCTGCAACCCTCTGCTTTACGGCAGTAAAATGTCCAGGACTGTCTGTGTTCGTCTCATCTCTGTGCCATACATCTATGGATTCTCTGTCAGCCTAATCTGCACACTGTGGACATATGGCCTGTACTTCTGCGGAAACGTTGAAATCAACCACTTCTATTGTGCTGACCCTCCTCTTATCAAGATTGCCTGTGGAGGGGTCCACGTTAAAGAATACACCATGATTGTCATTGCTGGGATTAATTTCACGTATTCCCTCTCCGTGGTTCTCGTTTCCTATACCCTCATCGTAGCGGCCGTGCTGCGCATGCGCTCTGCCGATGGCAGGAGGAAGGCGTTCTCCACGTGTGGGTCCCACCTGACGGCCGTCACCATGTTTTACGGGACGCTCATCTTCATGTACCTCAGGAGGCCCACTGAGGAGTCTGTGGAGCAGGGGAAGATGGTGGCTGTGTTTTACACCACAGTGATTCCTATGCTGAATCCCATGATCTACAGTTTGAGGAACAGAGATGTGAAAGAGGCGGTCAAAAAAGCAATCGTCAAGGCAAACTTGAGGCAGTGA